In a genomic window of Labeo rohita strain BAU-BD-2019 unplaced genomic scaffold, IGBB_LRoh.1.0 scaffold_358, whole genome shotgun sequence:
- the LOC127160476 gene encoding uncharacterized protein LOC127160476 isoform X1, with translation MSFTPAPGHHRPWVQQQRKTRARPRPRTSPPPPPPVFEISTRNRFAPLREMERDTVIVGDSIVRYVRATLAKGKVHTQCFPGARVLDVSAQIPAIAIVLHAGVNDTKLRQTEVLKRDFSSLIETVRSTSPATRIIVSGPLPTYRRGHERFSRLLALNEWLLTWCKEQQLLFVNNWNLFWERPRLFRADGLHPSRVGAELLSDNISRTLRSI, from the coding sequence ATGTCCTTCACTCCGGCACCGGGACACCACAGACCCTGGGTGCAGCAGCAGCGGAAGACGCGAGCCAGGCCCCGGCCGAGGACCTCGCCCCCTCCGCCGCCTCCGGTCTTCGAGATCTCCACCCGGAACCGCTTCGCTCCCCTCCGCGAGATGGAACGCGACACTGTGATCGTCGGAGACTCCATTGTCCGGTACGTACGTGCTACTTTAGCTAAAGGTAAAGTCCACACCCAGTGTTTTCCTGGTGCTCGCGTTCTCGATGTTTCTGCGCAGATACCCGCAATCGCGATCGTCCTGCACGCGGGGGTGAACGACACCAAGCTGCGGCAGACGGAGGTTCTGAAGAGGGACTTCAGCAGCCTGATCGAGACGGTTCGCAGCACATCGCCTGCGACGAGGATCATCGTGTCAGGACCGCTTCCCACGTATCGACGTGGGCACGAAAGGTTCAGTAGACTTcttgctctaaatgaatggttattgacatggtgtaaagaacagcaactgctctttgttaataattggaatcttttctgggaacgtcctaggcttttccgtgctgatggcctgcaccccagcagagtcggagcggaactgctgtcggacaacatctccaggacgctacgctccatttga
- the LOC127160476 gene encoding uncharacterized protein LOC127160476 isoform X2, giving the protein MSFTPAPGHHRPWVQQQRKTRARPRPRTSPPPPPPVFEISTRNRFAPLREMERDTVIVGDSIVRYVRATLAKGKVHTQCFPGARVLDVSAQIPAIAIVLHAGVNDTKLRQTEVLKRDFSSLIETVRSTSPATRIIVSGPLPTYRRGHERLFRADGLHPSRVGAELLSDNISRTLRSI; this is encoded by the exons ATGTCCTTCACTCCGGCACCGGGACACCACAGACCCTGGGTGCAGCAGCAGCGGAAGACGCGAGCCAGGCCCCGGCCGAGGACCTCGCCCCCTCCGCCGCCTCCGGTCTTCGAGATCTCCACCCGGAACCGCTTCGCTCCCCTCCGCGAGATGGAACGCGACACTGTGATCGTCGGAGACTCCATTGTCCGGTACGTACGTGCTACTTTAGCTAAAGGTAAAGTCCACACCCAGTGTTTTCCTGGTGCTCGCGTTCTCGATGTTTCTGCGCAGATACCCGCAATCGCGATCGTCCTGCACGCGGGGGTGAACGACACCAAGCTGCGGCAGACGGAGGTTCTGAAGAGGGACTTCAGCAGCCTGATCGAGACGGTTCGCAGCACATCGCCTGCGACGAGGATCATCGTGTCAGGACCGCTTCCCACGTATCGACGTGGGCACGAAAG gcttttccgtgctgatggcctgcaccccagcagagtcggagcggaactgctgtcggacaacatctccaggacgctacgctccatttga